One Thermococcus kodakarensis KOD1 genomic window carries:
- a CDS encoding membrane protein, with translation MRRVLATILIVGFMLSLISSPVLVSAEIRPYVYEPTVPDTAFAVLALYKTGDYDRVLEGCEWLMAIRTPFDSWGYAYSEEHEAKYTAMAIMALIRGESIANGRYKDVINSAAYWLIYKQKADGSWDDYLDAAMAAIALKELLGSKYVEENMTGLEDQLREGLNRALGWLQINEPENDVERIFRDIALEDKDDLEKLNVEGELKAYKAFALAYLGEKVSLEGNFSSPMAVAMALYATGDEKYREELLDMEHFGFWGRLHYRVLDLLDVSQISGFEELREIACPYLEKIPATEEWQKAVYAHYFVLCSKEPELPENYSSLLPWQVAEVARIKALLGKPYDDAVEYLLSSPNNGTWKDFYNTAYVVWVLKSLNVSYDYEKSLHYLSANLTWMLSEKNSKTGDPVYYSIPTYYFSQAAIVFSQFGMKDELNKTLEVLKERQYPNGAFAYTHQSVTGITTTARVVWNLEVAGLTDTEIYRKGVAFLRDMLYAEIPEVKPEMANTTFLRVDEGKYVGNTTGRVNPTGLDGYVAIYPPKNPLMIKAVAVEGFRAESPWKNRGLQHALVIVAVGVLLVAMYGVVWFENRKKR, from the coding sequence ATGAGAAGGGTTCTCGCTACTATACTCATTGTGGGCTTTATGCTCTCTCTCATCTCCTCACCCGTTCTTGTCTCGGCTGAAATCAGGCCGTACGTTTACGAGCCTACAGTTCCGGACACGGCCTTTGCTGTTCTCGCCCTCTACAAGACAGGCGATTACGACAGAGTTCTGGAAGGCTGTGAGTGGCTCATGGCCATTAGGACGCCCTTTGACTCCTGGGGCTACGCTTACAGCGAGGAGCACGAGGCCAAATACACAGCTATGGCAATAATGGCACTCATCAGAGGAGAGAGCATAGCCAACGGCAGGTATAAGGATGTTATCAACAGTGCTGCATATTGGCTCATATACAAGCAGAAGGCCGACGGCTCCTGGGACGACTACCTTGATGCCGCTATGGCTGCCATAGCCCTGAAGGAGCTCCTGGGAAGCAAATACGTTGAAGAGAACATGACGGGACTTGAAGACCAGCTCAGGGAAGGTTTGAACAGAGCACTTGGCTGGCTTCAGATTAATGAACCAGAAAACGACGTGGAGAGAATATTCCGTGACATTGCGCTGGAGGATAAAGATGACCTTGAGAAGCTTAATGTTGAGGGTGAGCTGAAGGCCTACAAAGCCTTTGCACTCGCTTACCTCGGAGAAAAGGTCTCACTGGAAGGGAACTTCTCATCGCCGATGGCCGTTGCGATGGCGCTTTACGCGACAGGAGATGAAAAGTACAGGGAAGAGCTCCTCGATATGGAACACTTCGGCTTCTGGGGAAGGCTCCACTACCGCGTCCTCGACCTGCTCGACGTCTCCCAGATCAGCGGCTTTGAAGAGCTCAGAGAAATTGCCTGCCCATACCTCGAAAAAATCCCCGCCACTGAAGAGTGGCAGAAAGCGGTTTATGCCCACTACTTTGTCCTCTGCTCAAAAGAGCCGGAGCTCCCTGAGAACTACAGCTCTCTCCTTCCCTGGCAGGTAGCGGAAGTTGCGAGGATAAAGGCCCTCCTCGGAAAGCCCTACGACGATGCAGTTGAGTACCTTCTCTCCAGCCCGAATAACGGAACCTGGAAGGACTTTTACAACACCGCCTACGTCGTCTGGGTGCTCAAGAGCCTCAACGTTTCCTACGACTACGAAAAGTCTCTTCACTACCTTTCGGCTAATCTCACGTGGATGCTGAGCGAAAAGAATTCAAAGACAGGAGATCCTGTTTACTACTCGATACCGACTTACTACTTCTCGCAGGCAGCCATAGTTTTCAGCCAGTTTGGAATGAAAGATGAGCTGAACAAGACTCTCGAAGTCCTGAAGGAAAGACAGTATCCCAACGGAGCTTTTGCTTACACCCACCAGTCGGTGACGGGTATAACAACAACAGCCAGAGTTGTCTGGAACCTTGAGGTGGCGGGATTGACTGACACTGAAATTTACAGAAAGGGTGTGGCTTTCCTGAGAGATATGCTCTACGCGGAAATTCCAGAGGTAAAGCCGGAGATGGCCAATACCACTTTCCTTAGGGTAGATGAGGGGAAATACGTCGGCAACACCACGGGAAGAGTGAATCCAACTGGACTTGACGGGTACGTTGCGATTTACCCCCCAAAGAACCCCCTGATGATAAAGGCAGTTGCCGTGGAGGGCTTCAGGGCAGAGAGCCCGTGGAAGAACCGCGGACTTCAGCATGCTCTAGTAATCGTCGCGGTCGGGGTGCTTCTCGTTGCTATGTACGGCGTAGTCTGGTTTGAGAACAGGAAGAAGAGATGA
- the bpsA gene encoding N(4)-bis(aminopropyl)spermidine synthase has translation MREIIERVKEKTTIPVYERTIENVLSAIQASGDVWRIVDLSEEPLPLVVAVVTALYELGYVAFENNQVILTRKGKELVEKYGIGPRADYTCSHCQGRTVEIDAFSELLEQFKEITRDRPEPAHQFDQAYVTPETTVARVALMHSRGDLENKEVFVLGDDDLTSVALMLSGLPKRIAVLDIDERLTKFIEKAADEIGYENIEIFTFDLRKPLPDYALHKFDTFITDPPETVEAIRAFVGRGIATLKGPGCAGYFGITRRESSLDKWREIQRVLLNEFGVVITDIIRNFNEYVNWGYVEETRAWRLLPIKVKPSYNWYKSYMFRIQTLEGSKGFEDEITVGQELYDDEESSTT, from the coding sequence ATGAGGGAGATAATTGAGAGGGTCAAGGAGAAGACGACCATTCCCGTTTACGAGAGGACGATAGAGAATGTTCTGAGCGCCATTCAGGCCAGCGGTGACGTCTGGAGGATCGTTGACCTCAGCGAGGAGCCGCTTCCGCTCGTCGTTGCTGTCGTTACTGCCCTCTACGAGCTCGGCTACGTGGCCTTTGAGAACAACCAGGTGATCCTCACGAGGAAGGGCAAGGAGCTGGTGGAGAAGTATGGAATCGGCCCCAGGGCTGACTACACCTGCTCCCACTGCCAGGGAAGGACGGTTGAGATAGACGCCTTCTCCGAGCTTCTCGAGCAGTTCAAGGAGATAACCAGGGACAGGCCCGAGCCGGCCCACCAGTTCGACCAGGCCTACGTCACTCCAGAGACCACCGTCGCCAGAGTTGCCCTTATGCACAGCAGGGGCGACCTTGAGAACAAGGAGGTCTTTGTCCTCGGGGACGATGACCTCACGAGCGTCGCTTTGATGCTCAGCGGTCTCCCGAAGAGGATAGCCGTCCTCGACATAGACGAGAGGCTCACGAAGTTCATCGAGAAGGCCGCCGACGAGATAGGCTACGAGAACATCGAGATATTCACCTTCGACCTCAGGAAGCCGCTCCCCGACTACGCGCTCCACAAGTTCGACACCTTTATCACGGACCCGCCCGAGACGGTTGAAGCCATCAGGGCTTTCGTGGGAAGAGGCATAGCGACCCTCAAGGGGCCAGGTTGCGCCGGCTACTTTGGAATAACTAGAAGAGAGAGCTCCCTCGACAAGTGGAGGGAGATACAGAGGGTTCTCCTCAACGAGTTCGGCGTCGTCATTACCGACATCATCAGGAACTTCAATGAGTACGTCAACTGGGGCTACGTCGAGGAGACGAGGGCTTGGAGGCTCCTTCCGATAAAGGTAAAGCCGAGCTACAACTGGTACAAGAGCTACATGTTCAGGATCCAGACCCTTGAGGGCTCGAAGGGCTTCGAGGACGAGATAACCGTCGGTCAGGAGCTCTACGACGACGAGGAGAGCTCGACTACCTGA
- a CDS encoding ATPase, whose protein sequence is MLKPVGEDFVKRYRLEYNLEALKRVRRDIGEIAHTRLRALIEYRLSGKDFDRSPTGAKVAVAFSGGSDSTATLKVLRWAGFDAIPITVKLPQMGEKTLEKARNYGAVFIEIPEYLDIIRPQIEKGAPICGRCHALVMSAVEGYARKSGIKIVASGDMLSSGLISIYQKEDLVILNLPAFLALDKAEIIEIIGGDYDLKFGCPLLWELFRKAPSTKRLSIQRVLRETRARALRPGMARELILDILSR, encoded by the coding sequence ATGCTGAAGCCGGTTGGAGAGGACTTCGTGAAAAGGTACCGCCTAGAGTACAACCTTGAGGCGCTTAAAAGGGTTAGAAGAGACATCGGAGAGATTGCCCATACTCGTTTGAGAGCCCTGATAGAGTACCGCTTGAGCGGGAAGGACTTCGACCGCTCTCCGACGGGAGCAAAAGTGGCCGTAGCGTTCTCAGGAGGATCTGACAGCACTGCCACGCTGAAGGTGCTTCGCTGGGCCGGTTTTGATGCGATCCCCATAACGGTTAAACTCCCCCAGATGGGAGAAAAGACCCTCGAAAAAGCCCGGAACTATGGGGCTGTTTTCATCGAAATTCCGGAATATTTGGATATCATACGGCCCCAGATTGAAAAAGGTGCCCCGATCTGCGGCAGATGTCACGCTCTTGTAATGAGTGCAGTTGAGGGATATGCCAGAAAATCCGGAATAAAAATCGTTGCCTCCGGGGACATGCTCAGTTCCGGCTTGATCTCTATCTACCAAAAAGAGGACCTTGTAATTCTCAACCTTCCAGCGTTTCTGGCGCTGGACAAGGCTGAAATTATCGAGATAATTGGTGGGGACTACGATCTCAAATTCGGCTGTCCCCTTCTCTGGGAGCTGTTTAGAAAAGCTCCTTCAACCAAGAGGCTTTCCATCCAGAGGGTTCTGAGGGAGACGAGGGCAAGGGCTTTGAGGCCCGGGATGGCCAGGGAACTGATACTCGACATCCTCTCCCGCTGA
- a CDS encoding metal-sulfur cluster assembly factor translates to MVTKEEVEKVVKSIVDEKFIRSIDVDEKGNVTVTLAKDTPDIDNVLIKLHSEIGKLEGVGLITVNREREIKEADENVQLTEEMVLEKLKEVIDPEIGLDVVNLGLIYDLKVNPDNTVYVKMTMTTPGCPLTMWLLRAVEDKILEIPGVKDAEIELTFDPPWTPDRISPEYKKKLGLF, encoded by the coding sequence ATGGTCACGAAAGAAGAAGTTGAGAAGGTCGTTAAGTCCATAGTTGATGAGAAGTTCATCCGCTCAATCGATGTCGATGAGAAGGGGAACGTTACAGTCACACTGGCGAAGGACACTCCCGACATTGACAACGTCCTGATAAAGCTCCACTCCGAAATTGGAAAGCTGGAAGGAGTCGGCTTAATCACAGTAAACCGCGAGAGAGAAATCAAGGAAGCCGACGAGAACGTTCAGCTCACTGAGGAAATGGTCCTTGAGAAGCTTAAGGAAGTAATCGACCCCGAAATTGGGCTTGATGTCGTCAACCTTGGGCTAATCTATGACCTTAAGGTCAACCCTGACAACACGGTTTACGTCAAAATGACGATGACGACTCCAGGCTGTCCACTTACAATGTGGCTCCTTCGCGCCGTTGAGGACAAGATACTGGAGATTCCTGGGGTTAAGGACGCTGAAATCGAGCTCACCTTCGATCCGCCATGGACGCCCGACAGGATAAGCCCCGAGTACAAGAAGAAGCTGGGTCTCTTTTGA
- a CDS encoding ferredoxin, with product MAWKVSVDVDTCIGDAICASLCPDVFEMGDDGKAHPVVETTDLDCAQEAAEACPVGAITLEEA from the coding sequence ATGGCTTGGAAGGTAAGTGTTGATGTCGACACCTGCATTGGAGATGCCATCTGTGCTAGCCTCTGCCCGGACGTCTTTGAGATGGGCGACGACGGCAAGGCCCACCCGGTAGTTGAGACCACCGACCTTGACTGCGCCCAGGAGGCCGCCGAGGCCTGCCCGGTCGGCGCTATAACCCTCGAAGAGGCCTGA
- a CDS encoding 30S ribosomal protein S27ae, with product MAKGKKKTSQKWKLYEVKGGKVVRKNKFCPRCGPGVFMANHKDRWSCGRCGYTEWKK from the coding sequence ATGGCCAAGGGTAAGAAGAAGACCAGCCAGAAGTGGAAGCTCTACGAAGTCAAGGGTGGTAAGGTCGTTAGGAAGAACAAGTTCTGCCCGCGCTGCGGGCCGGGAGTCTTTATGGCCAACCACAAGGACCGCTGGTCCTGTGGAAGATGTGGTTATACCGAGTGGAAGAAGTGA
- a CDS encoding 30S ribosomal protein S24e has protein sequence MEIKVTEIRENKLLGRKEIYFDVLHEGEPTPSREAVKGKLVAMLDLDPNTTVIQYIRSYFGSNVSKGYAKAYETRERMLYIEPEYILVRDGLVQKQEE, from the coding sequence ATGGAGATTAAGGTTACCGAGATAAGGGAGAACAAGCTCCTGGGAAGGAAGGAGATATACTTCGACGTCCTTCATGAGGGCGAGCCTACCCCGAGCAGGGAAGCGGTGAAGGGTAAGCTCGTCGCGATGCTCGACCTCGACCCGAACACTACCGTTATTCAGTACATCAGGAGCTACTTCGGAAGCAACGTCAGCAAGGGCTACGCCAAGGCCTACGAGACGAGGGAGAGGATGCTCTACATCGAGCCCGAGTACATCCTCGTTAGGGACGGCCTTGTCCAGAAGCAGGAGGAGTGA
- a CDS encoding GTP-dependent dephospho-CoA kinase yields the protein MFFRLTRELRDELKRPLGELVRGPIPEPYLKVRGELEKHPVVTVGDVVTENVLKIGVKPIIALYDLKTKRKEYSPEIEDTAVFLTVTNPPGTITKALLDTVRKAFGLAERGRNVHILVSGEEDLAAIPAVLYAPLGTLVLYGQPDEGVVLIKVTPECKRRCAKILASMEVVRDGD from the coding sequence ATGTTCTTCAGGCTTACTAGAGAACTGAGGGACGAGCTGAAGAGGCCCCTAGGTGAACTGGTTAGGGGGCCGATTCCTGAACCCTACCTTAAGGTTAGGGGTGAGCTCGAGAAACACCCCGTTGTCACTGTTGGGGATGTCGTCACGGAGAACGTCCTCAAGATCGGCGTCAAACCAATAATTGCCCTTTACGATCTCAAGACGAAGAGAAAAGAATACTCCCCCGAGATTGAGGACACCGCCGTTTTTCTGACCGTAACAAACCCCCCTGGAACTATAACGAAAGCTTTATTAGACACCGTCAGGAAGGCCTTCGGGCTGGCTGAAAGGGGGAGAAACGTCCACATCCTGGTCAGCGGGGAGGAGGACTTGGCGGCGATCCCGGCCGTCTTGTACGCCCCACTCGGAACGCTCGTCCTGTACGGCCAGCCCGATGAAGGGGTAGTGCTTATAAAGGTAACACCCGAATGCAAGCGCAGGTGTGCCAAGATACTCGCGAGTATGGAGGTGGTTCGTGATGGAGATTAA
- the spt4 gene encoding transcription elongation factor subunit Spt4 has translation MAKERACRHCHYITTEDRCPVCGSRDLSDDWFDLVIVLDVESRIAKKLRESIPEAAKVPGKYAIRVR, from the coding sequence ATGGCCAAGGAGAGGGCCTGCAGGCACTGCCACTACATAACGACTGAAGACCGCTGTCCCGTCTGCGGCAGCAGGGACCTCAGCGATGACTGGTTCGACCTAGTGATAGTCCTAGATGTCGAGTCAAGGATAGCGAAGAAGCTCAGGGAGAGCATACCAGAGGCCGCCAAGGTTCCCGGCAAGTACGCCATCAGGGTAAGGTGA
- a CDS encoding DNA-directed RNA polymerase, which produces MYKLLKVKDVVRIPPRMFTMDPKEAAKIVLRETYEGIYDRDEGVVLAILDVEEISEGVIVPGDGATYHEAIFNVLVWEPRNQEVVEGEVVEMMPYGAFIRIGPMDGLVHISQLMDDYVVFDEKNRQFIGKETNRVLKLGDYVRARIIGVSVKSRVIRENKINMTMRQPGLGKFEWIEKEKKKAKEESKGE; this is translated from the coding sequence ATGTACAAGCTCCTGAAAGTTAAGGACGTCGTGAGGATTCCACCCAGGATGTTCACGATGGACCCAAAGGAAGCCGCGAAGATAGTCCTCAGGGAGACCTACGAGGGCATATACGACAGAGACGAGGGTGTTGTACTGGCGATCCTCGACGTTGAGGAAATCAGCGAGGGGGTCATCGTTCCGGGCGACGGTGCTACATATCACGAGGCAATATTCAACGTTCTCGTCTGGGAGCCGAGGAACCAGGAGGTCGTCGAGGGCGAAGTCGTTGAGATGATGCCCTACGGTGCTTTCATAAGAATCGGCCCGATGGACGGCCTCGTCCACATCAGCCAGCTCATGGACGACTACGTAGTCTTCGACGAGAAGAACAGGCAGTTCATTGGCAAAGAAACCAACAGGGTTCTCAAGCTCGGTGACTACGTGAGGGCCAGGATAATCGGCGTGAGCGTCAAGAGCAGGGTAATCAGGGAGAACAAGATAAACATGACGATGCGCCAGCCTGGCCTTGGAAAGTTCGAGTGGATTGAGAAGGAGAAGAAAAAAGCTAAGGAAGAATCCAAGGGGGAGTGA
- a CDS encoding inorganic diphosphatase, which yields MNPFHELEPGPEVPEVVYALIEIPKGSRNKYELDKKTGLLKLDRVLYSPFFYPVDYGIIPQTWYDDGDPFDIMVIMREPVYPLTIVEARPIGIMKMEDSGDKDWKVLAVPVEDPYFKDWKDIDDVPKAFLDEIAHFFQRYKELQGKTTTVEGWGNAEEAKKEILRAIELYKEKFGKKE from the coding sequence ATGAACCCGTTCCACGAGCTTGAGCCCGGACCGGAGGTTCCAGAGGTCGTTTACGCCCTTATAGAGATCCCGAAGGGGAGCAGGAACAAGTACGAGCTTGACAAGAAGACAGGTCTTCTGAAGCTCGACAGGGTCCTCTACAGCCCGTTCTTCTACCCGGTTGACTACGGTATCATCCCGCAGACCTGGTACGACGACGGCGACCCCTTCGACATCATGGTCATCATGCGCGAGCCGGTATATCCGCTCACCATCGTCGAGGCGAGGCCGATAGGCATAATGAAGATGGAGGACAGCGGCGACAAGGACTGGAAGGTTCTGGCCGTTCCCGTTGAGGACCCGTACTTCAAGGACTGGAAGGACATAGATGACGTTCCAAAGGCCTTCCTCGACGAGATAGCCCACTTCTTCCAGAGGTACAAGGAGCTGCAAGGAAAGACCACCACCGTCGAGGGCTGGGGCAACGCCGAGGAGGCCAAGAAAGAGATCCTCAGGGCCATCGAACTCTACAAGGAGAAGTTCGGCAAGAAGGAGTGA
- a CDS encoding DUF5305 family protein — MKVNKKKALIAGLGISLSLAVLFGVYSVIAYATPVSTRDVSYTTAYSEGGSLRHYALFSNETVYQNGTSLKYYPSGITDVIRGEYRYSTSPGASGSYKIEMHSNYYVSVNRKPVYLLNRTTEIASGNFAGSFSVPVKFNMTSLGEELKKIREGTDLHRAENEVYLTVTVSINGREPFTQKIQLKKDTSGMLSLDGATKDYQKVERNVSITENSVGFVGTSVKDSTARKVFPAMALLFAVPPLGFVYSKREKKPKDELASLRKYVVEGKSPEGTRKVELKTPEDLKRVFELVDRPIVHDGSNEGDVYSIADGDTVYEYQQL, encoded by the coding sequence ATGAAGGTAAATAAAAAGAAGGCCCTGATTGCGGGCCTTGGAATTTCACTCTCACTGGCGGTTCTTTTTGGTGTTTACTCGGTTATAGCTTACGCAACGCCGGTGTCAACCAGGGATGTTAGTTACACTACCGCCTATTCTGAAGGTGGTTCACTGAGGCACTACGCCCTCTTCTCGAACGAGACCGTTTACCAGAACGGCACCTCGCTGAAGTATTATCCCTCGGGGATAACCGACGTAATAAGAGGAGAATACAGGTACTCAACGTCACCTGGGGCTTCAGGCAGTTATAAAATAGAGATGCACTCAAACTACTACGTCTCGGTGAACAGGAAGCCAGTTTACCTGCTCAACAGGACGACTGAGATAGCATCGGGGAACTTCGCCGGTTCATTCTCGGTTCCAGTGAAGTTTAACATGACATCGCTTGGAGAAGAGCTCAAAAAGATACGGGAAGGCACTGACCTGCACAGGGCCGAGAACGAAGTTTATCTAACTGTTACTGTCAGTATAAATGGACGTGAACCATTCACACAGAAGATCCAGCTGAAAAAAGACACTTCAGGAATGCTGAGCCTTGACGGAGCGACCAAGGACTACCAGAAAGTTGAGAGGAATGTAAGTATAACTGAAAACAGCGTTGGCTTCGTTGGGACGAGCGTTAAGGACTCCACTGCGAGAAAGGTGTTTCCCGCCATGGCCCTGCTCTTCGCGGTTCCACCGCTCGGTTTTGTCTACTCAAAGAGAGAGAAGAAGCCCAAAGACGAACTTGCTTCACTGAGGAAGTATGTAGTTGAAGGCAAATCCCCTGAAGGAACACGAAAAGTCGAACTCAAAACTCCCGAAGACCTTAAGAGGGTCTTTGAGCTTGTGGACAGGCCGATAGTCCACGACGGCAGTAATGAGGGCGACGTCTATTCGATAGCGGACGGCGACACAGTCTACGAATACCAACAACTTTAA
- a CDS encoding COG1470 family protein, which yields MKAIIVLVFLMGAFLIVGSSGNFREYSSSRAASVMVVSHEDEYVGFNCSDGEIASVIVLNGEGKDFDVMTLENQLITNEYVSITLEPAYCYVPAGMYLDVESGTGTPVDIAPGDSHTFGGHVAASSATPGEYYVPVTIYATWDGGGAVIESCPVKITVLDDPRITKTLLSGNTSDIPLKTYQEWTFQIEVSNPTDNDLNLTVRDTIPAEFNVSLSEVSASSGTYSFWAANQGNGNGNGNSQNGNSHPATKMKWKVLVPAGGSEHINVTIFTRVNNGNQQEFTSCGTYSLNDGATIDGYPGRSNGIEVSVACSDDD from the coding sequence ATGAAAGCAATTATAGTTCTTGTTTTCCTGATGGGGGCTTTCCTCATCGTGGGCTCCAGCGGGAATTTCAGGGAATATTCATCGTCCAGAGCGGCGAGCGTAATGGTCGTCTCCCACGAGGACGAATACGTGGGCTTTAACTGTTCGGACGGCGAGATTGCGTCAGTTATAGTTCTGAATGGGGAAGGAAAGGACTTCGACGTAATGACGCTGGAGAACCAGCTCATAACAAACGAGTACGTGAGCATTACTCTGGAACCGGCTTATTGCTATGTTCCAGCTGGAATGTATCTGGACGTTGAGAGCGGTACGGGAACACCAGTTGACATAGCACCTGGGGACTCACATACCTTCGGTGGACACGTTGCGGCCAGCTCGGCCACACCTGGAGAGTACTACGTTCCGGTCACGATCTACGCCACCTGGGACGGAGGGGGCGCGGTGATTGAGAGTTGCCCTGTAAAGATTACCGTTCTCGACGATCCGAGAATAACGAAGACTCTGCTCTCGGGAAACACGAGCGACATACCTTTGAAGACTTACCAGGAGTGGACGTTCCAGATAGAAGTCTCTAACCCAACTGACAACGACCTGAACCTAACGGTCAGGGACACCATACCAGCTGAGTTCAACGTCAGCCTCTCGGAAGTCTCGGCGAGCTCGGGAACGTACAGCTTCTGGGCCGCTAACCAGGGAAACGGCAATGGAAACGGAAATTCACAGAACGGGAACTCTCATCCTGCAACCAAGATGAAGTGGAAAGTATTAGTTCCGGCTGGAGGAAGCGAGCACATCAACGTGACGATATTCACAAGGGTTAACAACGGCAACCAGCAGGAGTTCACCTCATGCGGCACTTACTCACTCAACGACGGGGCAACTATAGACGGCTACCCGGGAAGGAGCAACGGAATAGAGGTTAGCGTCGCCTGTTCAGACGACGATTGA
- a CDS encoding signal peptidase I, translating to MKKLLEGIITAVIFMILVASVVGFILDRPILVSYAYSESMTPTINKGDLFFINPLSRNAEVGDIIVFHRRDGWTVHRVYAIVDGKYITKGDHNVATDQQDGAYPEVEHVDIAGKVVQISNHPLVIRGGGDFIVNLRKRLTNVYAIVIIVILGGLLTFSGSSKERSRRRSKRRRFIRIQGKTLYGIVSVLIISGFLAVIIASWGTLAFTYSSTLAGGQTDGWHLPGTTFEKNLSVENHAVYPFYYFFKDDSGRVELKTTGFRLGGGEAQNLSLTVTVPVDTRIYREEVSVWSYPALLPYSLINWAYSISPYFPLVLYLIPLSVLMLAFYWISGISGEMISIRKGKILSKLTGDGRL from the coding sequence ATGAAAAAACTGCTCGAAGGCATTATTACAGCCGTAATTTTTATGATACTCGTAGCCTCAGTGGTGGGGTTCATCCTTGACAGGCCGATTCTAGTATCTTATGCCTATTCTGAGAGCATGACGCCCACGATCAACAAGGGCGACCTCTTCTTCATAAACCCCCTTTCAAGGAATGCTGAGGTTGGGGATATTATAGTCTTCCACAGAAGAGATGGCTGGACAGTCCATAGGGTTTATGCAATTGTTGATGGAAAGTACATAACCAAAGGGGACCACAACGTTGCTACAGACCAGCAGGATGGGGCGTATCCCGAGGTTGAGCATGTTGATATTGCTGGAAAAGTAGTCCAGATTTCAAACCATCCCCTGGTGATCAGGGGCGGTGGGGATTTCATAGTGAACCTCAGGAAAAGGCTGACGAACGTCTATGCCATAGTGATAATAGTGATCCTCGGCGGCCTGCTCACTTTCTCTGGAAGCTCAAAGGAGAGAAGCAGAAGAAGGTCAAAACGCCGGAGGTTCATCAGAATTCAGGGAAAAACACTCTACGGGATAGTCTCAGTCCTCATAATCTCGGGTTTTCTGGCGGTCATCATTGCATCATGGGGGACGCTGGCGTTTACGTACTCCTCGACCCTGGCCGGAGGACAGACTGATGGTTGGCACTTACCCGGAACAACCTTTGAGAAGAACCTCAGCGTTGAGAACCACGCGGTTTATCCGTTCTACTACTTCTTCAAGGATGACAGTGGTAGGGTCGAGCTGAAAACAACCGGCTTCCGTCTCGGGGGCGGAGAGGCCCAGAACCTCAGCCTCACCGTGACCGTTCCGGTGGACACCCGGATTTACAGGGAAGAAGTATCTGTGTGGTCATACCCGGCTCTGTTGCCTTACAGCCTGATAAACTGGGCGTACTCAATCAGCCCGTACTTCCCGCTGGTGCTGTACCTGATCCCACTCTCGGTACTGATGCTTGCATTTTACTGGATCTCCGGGATTTCGGGAGAGATGATCTCAATAAGAAAGGGGAAGATTTTATCCAAACTAACGGGAGATGGTAGGTTATGA
- a CDS encoding DUF1102 domain-containing protein has product MNKLFGLALLMVGMLLAVGAGANFRYYSADRTASFDVVSDDNELIDLTALQPYVTYDAGKLYVDISEYNPNHPDWGGTGMSPNTTYVFEEMFEVSNDLWENNQTNYPICVTIKSNHDNVLLFAGDYDSPIAGPSNNLEFTVNYGDPVPVGMIFDNTNASLGMDQFQLSFEAVAGECGSP; this is encoded by the coding sequence ATGAATAAACTATTTGGATTGGCATTGTTAATGGTTGGAATGCTCCTGGCCGTCGGCGCGGGTGCTAACTTTAGGTACTACTCCGCCGACAGGACTGCGAGCTTCGATGTCGTCTCCGACGACAACGAACTTATTGACCTGACCGCACTCCAGCCCTACGTGACCTACGACGCTGGAAAGCTCTACGTGGACATAAGCGAATATAACCCGAACCACCCCGACTGGGGCGGAACGGGCATGAGCCCGAACACCACCTACGTCTTTGAGGAAATGTTCGAGGTAAGCAACGACCTTTGGGAGAACAACCAGACAAACTATCCGATCTGTGTTACCATAAAGAGCAACCACGACAACGTCCTGCTCTTTGCAGGAGACTACGACAGTCCGATAGCAGGGCCGTCAAACAACCTCGAGTTCACGGTCAACTACGGAGACCCCGTGCCAGTTGGTATGATCTTTGACAACACCAACGCAAGCCTCGGCATGGATCAGTTCCAGCTCAGCTTTGAGGCCGTTGCAGGCGAATGCGGAAGCCCGTGA